tttaatCCAAAACTCTAATAAATAATCACGGGTCATTTAAACTGAGTTGCGACCTGAAATTGTCATTGGACCAAATGTATGTCATATTTTCTATCACTTTAGATTCATTCGAAAATCTATGTGTTTtatgttatacatttttctatggaagtatatttttttacagagtACAAATCTCCGCAGTACGAACAGCTGGGTTTCAATCTTCTCAAGGATCACTTAGTGTCTCTGGGCTACccggaagaaattaaagaattcGAATACGATCCGAGTTTCCCTGTAAGAGGCTTATGGTTCGATACTCTTTATGGAAATTTATTGAAGGTTGACGCCTACGGAAACATTCTCGTATGCGTCCACGGTTTTGAATTTCTCAAACAGTAAGCTAAACGTTTTTCGTTCCACGATACCGAGGCATCCTTTCTTTCCCAACTTCCATTATTTGTAATCATTAATTTATCCGTTGTTTCAGCTCCCAAGTTTACGAACTTTATCCAAACAAGTTCTTGCAGCTCGACGAATCGCGAGTTTACGTACTAAACACTTTGTTCAACTTACCTGAGACTTACCTGCTGGCGTGTTTGATAGACTTTTTCACAAACTCACCTCAGTACACACCAGAAAAGACTGGCGTAAAGGCCGGCGAGCTCACTATGAGTTTCAAGAGTATTTTTCAAGATGTCAGGAACGCCGTTGACTGGATACATCTCCAGGGAGATCTGAAAACCAGAACTATACAGAATTTGGACGACTATGTTAAAAAGGACGAAAGGCTACCGATGTTCTTGACAAGGATCAGAGAGAATGGTGCCAAAGTTTTTTTACTCACAAACAGCGACTACGTGTTTACAGACAAAATTATGACCTACCTCTTTGACTTTCCTCACGGAGCGAGAGTGAGTAGTgttgtatattttcaaaatatataaatgtCACAAATACTTTCTCTTCATCTTTTTATTCTCGTTTCATTTTGTTTGTTGCTTTTTTAGCCAGAGGATCCCCACAGAAATTGGAAAACTTATTTCGACATTATTGTTGTCGATGCTAGTAAACCACTATTCTTTGGCGAGGGTACGATCCTCCGTCAAGTTGACACCAAGACTGGGGCATTGAAATTGGGAACTCATAGAGGACCTTTACACTTAGGTAgacttggagaaaaaaaataataacaaatctGATAAGAATTTTATGGAAAAACTCTAATTCACCTTTGTGCTTTTACAAAACACAGGCGAAGTATATTCAGGCGGTTCGTGCGACGTATTCACTGAACTAATTGGCGCCAAGGGCAAAGACGTTCTATACATTGGTGATCACATTTTTGGTGATATattgaaaagcaaaaaaatacgGGGTTGGAGGACATTTTTAATCGTTCCTGAACTCGTTCAGGAACTTCATGTTTGGACAGACAAATGTCAGCTGTTTGCAGAACTCCAAAGCCTTGACGTTATGCTCGGGGAAATGTACAAGTAAGTGTGCTCGAAGCTGGCATGCAATTGTGGTGACATCAGAGAAGTCAcaactaatcagagaaaatcaGAAAACTCGCCcaacatttttgttttatctgGAAATGAGAATCTCGTTTTTgcatttattaatttctttcgaAGTAATACTTTGTAAcctcggaaaattttttgaaaacagaaAAGTAGAGAGATTGCGATTTCCTGACATTTTGGTTGTTATTTCCtcagctttttttttccaattaaaaTGACcggtttttcattattttcttcatagAAATTTAGATAGCAGTACAAAAGAGAAACCAGACATCTCAAAACTTCGGGCGTCGATAAGGGATGTTACGCACAAAATGGACTTGGCTTATGGTATGATGGGTTCTCTATTTCGCAGCGGAAGTAGGcagacgtttttcagcagccAGGTCGTGAGGTATGCCGACCTCTATGCGGCAACGTTCCTGAATCTAATTTACTATCCGTTTTCCTACATGTTTAGAGCACCTGCAATGCTGGTTGGTAATCCCAAGATGCGTTTCCAGATCGATAAACGgttttcataaataattattcataacGCGATGCATGTTTTTGTCACATATTTAGATGCCTCATGAAAGTACGGTCGCACATGAGCAGAGATTTGTTATGGAAACTCCAATGATCAGTCGATCTCGCACATTCAAGCTCACAGACGAGGAAGAAGATCAGGGAAAAGTATTCAGCGTAAGTTTTCACATGGAAATATAGGCACTTCCGTGATAGCTAATTACAGAATATTAACTAACTTTGTTGTATCCTCTTAGCAGGGATTAGTCGACATCGATCATACAGGGAGTCAGATACCACATGCAAGGCCTGAAACACCTAGAAATGTGACACATACTCACGACGAAGATTGTAGCGACGAAGATAGCGACTCGCAAAAGCAGGCCAATATCGAAGCACGTAAATTGTCATTGAGAGAAGTAAATTAGATAAGCCGTTAGATGTTGACTATTGATTATTCAGTTTTTAAACTACTCGAATTTTGGCTTTCACCACTGGTCAAATTGTTTGAAGCTTTTAGCCCGTTTATAGGCAAAGAAACAATTGATAATTCTACACGTTGGCGTGTTgtgtaattaaaatattgcCGATGGTCtttatgtaatatacatgATATTGTAtacgacgaaaaaaatttagttataataattattgttaagCAACAAAAAAGGACTAGCAACGCCGACGGGTGAATTCAACAAGTTGAGAGGGCAATATGCCCAGTCGTTTACTTAGATTAAGAAGAAatgttaaacaaatttttagatATCTAGAGACGTTGTATATCATCTGACAATATTGTAATCGTTACATATTACCGTATATgatatgaaattataataaattattttttatttacgttcAGTCAATACTATAGTAATCttcataatatataataacttGGAAGGTAGGGGAAAAGAAATCTGCAATAATGGTGCTTGCATGTTGATAAAGTAGTTTTTACTaatcaaatcaattttaaaatggagggaaaaaatgtcaagaaaTTGGAAAGCACAGTGTAACAAAAGTCGGAATTCAAAGTGAGATACGTAGCTTAGTTTTTTCACCAGATATTtgaattatacatacgtacaaaaTCCAGAATTACAAAGTTTGCATACGTATAAGCATACAGGTAGACAGA
The Neodiprion lecontei isolate iyNeoLeco1 chromosome 3, iyNeoLeco1.1, whole genome shotgun sequence DNA segment above includes these coding regions:
- the LOC107227750 gene encoding cytosolic purine 5'-nucleotidase isoform X1 yields the protein MNAIKSCRNGPVFVLPKIFVLGIQTDKRTALRAKSSSSATLTAPLRVRQPKFIMDNYNNMETLKSSPTTPQNDSDNSSSKKWYRQATQRIFVNRSLHLENIKFYGFDMDYTLAEYKSPQYEQLGFNLLKDHLVSLGYPEEIKEFEYDPSFPVRGLWFDTLYGNLLKVDAYGNILVCVHGFEFLKHSQVYELYPNKFLQLDESRVYVLNTLFNLPETYLLACLIDFFTNSPQYTPEKTGVKAGELTMSFKSIFQDVRNAVDWIHLQGDLKTRTIQNLDDYVKKDERLPMFLTRIRENGAKVFLLTNSDYVFTDKIMTYLFDFPHGARPEDPHRNWKTYFDIIVVDASKPLFFGEGTILRQVDTKTGALKLGTHRGPLHLGEVYSGGSCDVFTELIGAKGKDVLYIGDHIFGDILKSKKIRGWRTFLIVPELVQELHVWTDKCQLFAELQSLDVMLGEMYKNLDSSTKEKPDISKLRASIRDVTHKMDLAYGMMGSLFRSGSRQTFFSSQVVRYADLYAATFLNLIYYPFSYMFRAPAMLMPHESTVAHEQRFVMETPMISRSRTFKLTDEEEDQGKVFSQGLVDIDHTGSQIPHARPETPRNVTHTHDEDCSDEDSDSQKQANIEARKLSLREVN
- the LOC107227750 gene encoding cytosolic purine 5'-nucleotidase isoform X3; protein product: MTVTTVQAKNGTAKLLSVVDAGLTSYFRDNPGSLTGNLFHQAMLGLNLSPSSNVGLTRNDRSEQDLDCFTEGDQHRLRTDKREIAHRIFVNRSLHLENIKFYGFDMDYTLAEYKSPQYEQLGFNLLKDHLVSLGYPEEIKEFEYDPSFPVRGLWFDTLYGNLLKVDAYGNILVCVHGFEFLKHSQVYELYPNKFLQLDESRVYVLNTLFNLPETYLLACLIDFFTNSPQYTPEKTGVKAGELTMSFKSIFQDVRNAVDWIHLQGDLKTRTIQNLDDYVKKDERLPMFLTRIRENGAKVFLLTNSDYVFTDKIMTYLFDFPHGARPEDPHRNWKTYFDIIVVDASKPLFFGEGTILRQVDTKTGALKLGTHRGPLHLGEVYSGGSCDVFTELIGAKGKDVLYIGDHIFGDILKSKKIRGWRTFLIVPELVQELHVWTDKCQLFAELQSLDVMLGEMYKNLDSSTKEKPDISKLRASIRDVTHKMDLAYGMMGSLFRSGSRQTFFSSQVVRYADLYAATFLNLIYYPFSYMFRAPAMLMPHESTVAHEQRFVMETPMISRSRTFKLTDEEEDQGKVFSQGLVDIDHTGSQIPHARPETPRNVTHTHDEDCSDEDSDSQKQANIEARKLSLREVN
- the LOC107227750 gene encoding cytosolic purine 5'-nucleotidase isoform X5, whose protein sequence is MIQQNVDVVVTPADNDAGLTSYFRDNPGSLTGNLFHQAMLGLNLSPSSNVGLTRNDRSEQDLDCFTEGDQHRLRTDKREIAHRIFVNRSLHLENIKFYGFDMDYTLAEYKSPQYEQLGFNLLKDHLVSLGYPEEIKEFEYDPSFPVRGLWFDTLYGNLLKVDAYGNILVCVHGFEFLKHSQVYELYPNKFLQLDESRVYVLNTLFNLPETYLLACLIDFFTNSPQYTPEKTGVKAGELTMSFKSIFQDVRNAVDWIHLQGDLKTRTIQNLDDYVKKDERLPMFLTRIRENGAKVFLLTNSDYVFTDKIMTYLFDFPHGARPEDPHRNWKTYFDIIVVDASKPLFFGEGTILRQVDTKTGALKLGTHRGPLHLGEVYSGGSCDVFTELIGAKGKDVLYIGDHIFGDILKSKKIRGWRTFLIVPELVQELHVWTDKCQLFAELQSLDVMLGEMYKNLDSSTKEKPDISKLRASIRDVTHKMDLAYGMMGSLFRSGSRQTFFSSQVVRYADLYAATFLNLIYYPFSYMFRAPAMLMPHESTVAHEQRFVMETPMISRSRTFKLTDEEEDQGKVFSQGLVDIDHTGSQIPHARPETPRNVTHTHDEDCSDEDSDSQKQANIEARKLSLREVN
- the LOC107227750 gene encoding cytosolic purine 5'-nucleotidase isoform X7, coding for MWLKDMCDGALPAAEFTNSRLNVPNEIFVNRSLHLENIKFYGFDMDYTLAEYKSPQYEQLGFNLLKDHLVSLGYPEEIKEFEYDPSFPVRGLWFDTLYGNLLKVDAYGNILVCVHGFEFLKHSQVYELYPNKFLQLDESRVYVLNTLFNLPETYLLACLIDFFTNSPQYTPEKTGVKAGELTMSFKSIFQDVRNAVDWIHLQGDLKTRTIQNLDDYVKKDERLPMFLTRIRENGAKVFLLTNSDYVFTDKIMTYLFDFPHGARPEDPHRNWKTYFDIIVVDASKPLFFGEGTILRQVDTKTGALKLGTHRGPLHLGEVYSGGSCDVFTELIGAKGKDVLYIGDHIFGDILKSKKIRGWRTFLIVPELVQELHVWTDKCQLFAELQSLDVMLGEMYKNLDSSTKEKPDISKLRASIRDVTHKMDLAYGMMGSLFRSGSRQTFFSSQVVRYADLYAATFLNLIYYPFSYMFRAPAMLMPHESTVAHEQRFVMETPMISRSRTFKLTDEEEDQGKVFSQGLVDIDHTGSQIPHARPETPRNVTHTHDEDCSDEDSDSQKQANIEARKLSLREVN
- the LOC107227750 gene encoding cytosolic purine 5'-nucleotidase isoform X4, with amino-acid sequence MIQQNVDVVVTPADNVVDAGLTSYFRDNPGSLTGNLFHQAMLGLNLSPSSNVGLTRNDRSEQDLDCFTEGDQHRLRTDKREIAHRIFVNRSLHLENIKFYGFDMDYTLAEYKSPQYEQLGFNLLKDHLVSLGYPEEIKEFEYDPSFPVRGLWFDTLYGNLLKVDAYGNILVCVHGFEFLKHSQVYELYPNKFLQLDESRVYVLNTLFNLPETYLLACLIDFFTNSPQYTPEKTGVKAGELTMSFKSIFQDVRNAVDWIHLQGDLKTRTIQNLDDYVKKDERLPMFLTRIRENGAKVFLLTNSDYVFTDKIMTYLFDFPHGARPEDPHRNWKTYFDIIVVDASKPLFFGEGTILRQVDTKTGALKLGTHRGPLHLGEVYSGGSCDVFTELIGAKGKDVLYIGDHIFGDILKSKKIRGWRTFLIVPELVQELHVWTDKCQLFAELQSLDVMLGEMYKNLDSSTKEKPDISKLRASIRDVTHKMDLAYGMMGSLFRSGSRQTFFSSQVVRYADLYAATFLNLIYYPFSYMFRAPAMLMPHESTVAHEQRFVMETPMISRSRTFKLTDEEEDQGKVFSQGLVDIDHTGSQIPHARPETPRNVTHTHDEDCSDEDSDSQKQANIEARKLSLREVN
- the LOC107227750 gene encoding cytosolic purine 5'-nucleotidase isoform X8 yields the protein MPGWLFSIGHDALPIATNNRIFVNRSLHLENIKFYGFDMDYTLAEYKSPQYEQLGFNLLKDHLVSLGYPEEIKEFEYDPSFPVRGLWFDTLYGNLLKVDAYGNILVCVHGFEFLKHSQVYELYPNKFLQLDESRVYVLNTLFNLPETYLLACLIDFFTNSPQYTPEKTGVKAGELTMSFKSIFQDVRNAVDWIHLQGDLKTRTIQNLDDYVKKDERLPMFLTRIRENGAKVFLLTNSDYVFTDKIMTYLFDFPHGARPEDPHRNWKTYFDIIVVDASKPLFFGEGTILRQVDTKTGALKLGTHRGPLHLGEVYSGGSCDVFTELIGAKGKDVLYIGDHIFGDILKSKKIRGWRTFLIVPELVQELHVWTDKCQLFAELQSLDVMLGEMYKNLDSSTKEKPDISKLRASIRDVTHKMDLAYGMMGSLFRSGSRQTFFSSQVVRYADLYAATFLNLIYYPFSYMFRAPAMLMPHESTVAHEQRFVMETPMISRSRTFKLTDEEEDQGKVFSQGLVDIDHTGSQIPHARPETPRNVTHTHDEDCSDEDSDSQKQANIEARKLSLREVN
- the LOC107227750 gene encoding cytosolic purine 5'-nucleotidase isoform X2 — translated: MNAIKSCRNGPVFVLPKIFVLGIQTDKRTALRAKSSSSATLTAPLRVRQPKFIMDNYNNMETLKSSPTTPQNDSDNSSSKKWYRQATQRIFVNRSLHLENIKFYGFDMDYTLAEYKSPQYEQLGFNLLKDHLVSLGYPEEIKEFEYDPSFPVRGLWFDTLYGNLLKVDAYGNILVCVHGFEFLKHSQVYELYPNKFLQLDESRVYVLNTLFNLPETYLLACLIDFFTNSPQYTPEKTGVKAGELTMSFKSIFQDVRNAVDWIHLQGDLKTRTIQNLDDYVKKDERLPMFLTRIRENGAKVFLLTNSDYVFTDKIMTYLFDFPHGARPEDPHRNWKTYFDIIVVDASKPLFFGEGTILRQVDTKTGALKLGTHRGPLHLGEVYSGGSCDVFTELIGAKGKDVLYIGDHIFGDILKSKKIRGWRTFLIVPELVQELHVWTDKCQLFAELQSLDVMLGEMYKNLDSSTKEKPDISKLRASIRDVTHKMDLAYGMMGSLFRSGSRQTFFSSQVVRYADLYAATFLNLIYYPFSYMFRAPAMLMPHESTVAHEQRFVMETPMISRSRTFKLTDEEEDQGKVFSGLVDIDHTGSQIPHARPETPRNVTHTHDEDCSDEDSDSQKQANIEARKLSLREVN
- the LOC107227750 gene encoding cytosolic purine 5'-nucleotidase isoform X6, producing the protein MDNYNNMETLKSSPTTPQNDSDNSSSKKWYRQATQRIFVNRSLHLENIKFYGFDMDYTLAEYKSPQYEQLGFNLLKDHLVSLGYPEEIKEFEYDPSFPVRGLWFDTLYGNLLKVDAYGNILVCVHGFEFLKHSQVYELYPNKFLQLDESRVYVLNTLFNLPETYLLACLIDFFTNSPQYTPEKTGVKAGELTMSFKSIFQDVRNAVDWIHLQGDLKTRTIQNLDDYVKKDERLPMFLTRIRENGAKVFLLTNSDYVFTDKIMTYLFDFPHGARPEDPHRNWKTYFDIIVVDASKPLFFGEGTILRQVDTKTGALKLGTHRGPLHLGEVYSGGSCDVFTELIGAKGKDVLYIGDHIFGDILKSKKIRGWRTFLIVPELVQELHVWTDKCQLFAELQSLDVMLGEMYKNLDSSTKEKPDISKLRASIRDVTHKMDLAYGMMGSLFRSGSRQTFFSSQVVRYADLYAATFLNLIYYPFSYMFRAPAMLMPHESTVAHEQRFVMETPMISRSRTFKLTDEEEDQGKVFSQGLVDIDHTGSQIPHARPETPRNVTHTHDEDCSDEDSDSQKQANIEARKLSLREVN